From Fundulus heteroclitus isolate FHET01 chromosome 14, MU-UCD_Fhet_4.1, whole genome shotgun sequence, the proteins below share one genomic window:
- the batf2 gene encoding basic leucine zipper transcriptional factor ATF-like 2: protein MPLLFMDAGCELSSPCGSLSAEECSSSTSALEREGEARQPRPRVTKRREKNRDAARKSRRKQTERADELHEELQHLEQSNSALQKEIAALKKDLRLYEKALERHQPHCRLKDCGSSPAGCTALCSPPQAPDSSPLNTTNTTAQFITLGSPKRTRLQSSASSPTSPTGPACPSPAKLLVASSLSSLTSPYSLSTHPAPHSLFCTPPLNTCASFITSAAAAVDVHTTSSATRSSSFSEDVLLRKLASRLAAPAVHSQSSHSGVQNAGLLKQSGPGNVPQLSLCRFSGNGAPPQTAAPQTQSVPAPGSLGPPAAASFAPAQSYDRQASPGPGSLLSLLTVPSPPTHCQTTSSGSNGALSQPASDPSKDLSLSELLELNEWILSGFGNS, encoded by the exons ATGCCCCTGCTGTTCATGGACGCCGGCTGTGAGCTCAGCAGCCCCTGCGGCTCCCTGTCAGCCGAggagtgcagcagcagcacctctGCTCTG gagagagaaggagaggcgAGGCAGCCTCGGCCCAGAGTGACAAAAAGACGAGAGAAGAACCGAGACGCGGCGAGAAAGAGCCGGCGTAAACAAACGGAGAGAGCTGACGAGCTACACGAG gagctACAGCATCTTGAGCAGTCGAACTCAGCCCTGCAGAAAGAGATTGCAGCGCTGAAGAAAGACCTGCGCCTCTACGAGAAAGCTCTGGAACGCCACCAGCCTCACTGCCGCCTAAAAGACTGCGGCTCGTCCCCGGCAGGGTGCACGGCCCTCTGCAGTCCTCCTCAGGCCCCTGACTCGTCTCCCTTGAACACCACAAACACCACAGCGCAGTTCATAACCCTCGGCAGCCCCAAAAGGACTCGCCTCCAGTCTTCAGCTTCTTCTCCGACGTCACCGACAGGACCAGCATGCCCCTCGCCGGCTAAACTCCTCGTTGCGTCCTCCTTGTCTTCACTGACTTCTCCTTATTCCCTGTCCACGCATCCGGCCCCTCATTCCTTGTTTTGTACGCCACCTCTGAATACCTGCGCCAGCTTTATTACCTCCGCAGCAGCAGCCGTGGACGTCCACACGACGTCCTCGGCAACCCGAAGCTCTTCGTTTTCAGAGGACGTGCTTTTAAGGAAGCTAGCTTCCCGTTTGGCTGCGCCTGCCGTGCATTCCCAATCCTCCCATTCAGGCGTGCAAAACGCCGGTTTACTTAAGCAAAGCGGTCCTGGGAACGTGCCGCAGCTCTCTTTGTGCAGGTTCAGCGGAAACGGTGCTCCTCCTCAAACGGCTGCTCCTCAGACTCAGTCAGTTCCCGCCCCGGGGAGCTTAgggcctcctgctgctgcttccttTGCCCCCGCGCAAAGTTACGACCGACAGGCTTCACCTGGTCCCGGGTCGTTGCTCTCCCTGCTCACCGTGCCCAGCCCTCCGACTCACTGTCAGACTACCTCCAGCGGCTCTAACGGAGCTCTCTCCCAGCCGGCATCAGATCCGTCCAAAGACCTGTCTCTGTCTGAGCTCCTGGAGCTCAACGAGTGGATCCTCAGTGGCTTTGGTAACTCATAG